The DNA sequence tatattatataaacatttcgctaaataatttaaaatagtTTAGatctttgtaattatttagtataattataaatgtataaataatttgataataaattaaaaattaaatggcGAATATCGACTCTGTCAACCATAGCCGATTGAAGAACCGTACACAACATACATAAATATGTCACGAACAGGCACAAAACTTGACTCAAAAAAAGTTGTGAGTATATCACTATATtgctttattaatttttacaaaacatttagattatatattattaaattctattcTGTTGACAAATaatcattaaaaaatagatGTTAAATTATAAGTGAGGTTAGGAATAATGTTTAATGTGTAGTTATATGTAATTTCATTCTGTGTGAAAGATATATTAAGATATGATGCtaatttatgtataataaatttcagaATTCTGAATTGTTTACATTGACATATGGAGCATTGGTAGCTCAATTACTAAAGGATTATGAAAATGTAGAAGATGTAAACAAACAGCTGGAAAGAATGGGTTACAATATGGGAATTCGTTTAATAGAAGATTTCTTAGCTCGAACTGGATCTGGTCGGTGTTATGACTTTCGAGATACAGCtgagaaaatacaaactgggtttaaaatatttttgggaATAACACCGACGATCACAAATTGGAGCGCTGCTGGTGATGAATTTTCTTTATGTTTTGAAGCAAACCCATTAACAGAATTTGTTGAATTACCAGATCattgtttaaatttaaaatattgtaatgtATTAATTGGAGTATTAAGGGGAGCTTGTGAAATGGTACAAATGGAGATTGCCTGTTGGTTTGTACAAGATCAACTAAAAAATGATAATGTAACTGAATTAcgcgttaaatttattaaaagattagAAGATGCTATTCCAGCAGGTGAAGATTAAATAATCTTGTTATTAAAGGTATATGTAAAGTTATACATTGTGcacatttttcattatatatatattttataacattcataaatttattaatttaatgttcgtaaataactataataatgtaatcaacgcataaaaataaatatatatatatatatataatgtgatttttaatgcttaaatactttatatagaaaagttttttttatacatatgttaataagtatataaattaaaaatacgttttttatctaaattatttatttaataataagaatattataaaataatttaaattaattttttacattgaGTATATATGATTAtggtaaaaaaaatataattaaactgTGTGTAGATATCATTTTTTACGTCAGTTTTTAACCTATACTAATATATTTCTAGTATATAGActtctttttaataatttgtttgtaaagtctttcttttatatattcataacCTTTCACGTTCtgcttttataatatttactgAAGTAAAATTAACTTATgtaaaattacttaaattaattaatgaatCAAATATTGACAAAAGCATCAAACATTTGTAATATAACATATTCTCTTTTTACAGGTTATGGAAGTGAAGTGCAAACGTTGTAGAAAAAATCTTTCTAATAATGAatctgttttattatttacttcCCATAATGAAATCAAGAAAAATCCTATGGATGTTGGATGTGAAGCAAATGATTCTGAATCTTGTTCATATATCTCAATAGAAAAGCTGCCTAAATGGATTGAACATGCTATAAATCAAGtaaagtttcttttaaaaCTATGTTATTGACAATTTAGTATTACTatatgttattaaatattcttcagaatatttaatagtgcataaaaaataaatatcacatcAATGAAAATAGTACAGGTAAATTTTAAAACTTTTATCTAAAATCTATATAAAATGGTATGTGCATCTTTTACAGGAATCTTGGACGAAAGGTAGACTTCATTGTCCAAATTGTAATAATCGTATAGGTACATTTAACTTCATAAATGAGTTAAAATGTAACTGCAATACATTTATTACACTACCAGTCAAAATAACTAATAGCAAAGTAGATATTTTGTTTcaccttaaataaatctaataCATTCCAAATTCATCTCaaataatgattttattatttgatacTAGTTATATAATCTTGAGTTCTATTTcacatattaattttattcacaaataacatacaaataaataaacgaattaataaataaatgtaacaataataattaattaaataaattaatataataaataaataaagtattataaatgtaCTTAACTAcatgaataatttaataattactgCCACTCATCAATTTTTATCTCTACAATATAGAAACATAAAGCAAATTAagtttttccttatttttatttgatttatttgcaATATTTGTTTTAAGTACTTTtgattgtatatttaaatgtaaattactttattaacagataatttctattttacatttatacatAACAATTGAATACTTTTTAATATGtattgtgtatatatatatataaacatatatacatacacatatacatgCACATGCATCTAAaaatctaaataaatataaatgctaAGTGtgtacattttatatacagCACAATTAGTATTTTATGCTACacaatgaataaattatatcatacacattaaacaatttttacttAAAGTATCTATAATTAACTACTAATGCATAGCATTAAAAATGACTTGAATTGATTGTTATGTATTCATAACAAAGTGAAAAAATAAGTTAGACCATACATGTGTTTAATATAAactgtaaaatttattttctctctctctctctctctctctctctctctctctctctctctctctatatatatatatatatatatatatatatatatataaatatatatatatatatatatatatatatatatatatatatatatataactgtttaaattaaatttatcgcTTGTTCATTGAACTTCGATTCTTTTGCTATACCAATTTATAGTTGCTCttacatagtatataatacattaatatgtataaataatataacaataataacatataatgtatattTGGATAGATAATGTTATTATATAACAATGAACAAAATGTTAACTACACAATATAGACAATATTAACAGGTACTGTATTTTCTTCTGTAAAATCTTTATTAATGGCATcaacaataaatttatataactccaaaaataattacaaatgaTCTATATTAACTTaatcaatataaattttatatttattagctttcgtaaatggaataattatttttatatcactaacatttatttaaaaattttaatgataatttcagaagcaaaaatttatcttttaaatttaatgaaaccagtttattaatatttcaatataattcATACTAAAGTCATTTGTGCATTATATATAAACTATTCTCAAACGACGATAGTTCTtggatttattaaattttgtaatgaAGATTGCTGATTATAAATATCACcgaattataaatatcatttattatgTAATTGTAACTAAAGATTGAGCattcatattaattttaataatatttcgtattatttgtccctaaaataataattagaatattttctACACAAACGAAC is a window from the Bombus huntii isolate Logan2020A chromosome 6, iyBomHunt1.1, whole genome shotgun sequence genome containing:
- the LOC126866427 gene encoding trafficking protein particle complex subunit 3; its protein translation is MSRTGTKLDSKKVNSELFTLTYGALVAQLLKDYENVEDVNKQLERMGYNMGIRLIEDFLARTGSGRCYDFRDTAEKIQTGFKIFLGITPTITNWSAAGDEFSLCFEANPLTEFVELPDHCLNLKYCNVLIGVLRGACEMVQMEIACWFVQDQLKNDNVTELRVKFIKRLEDAIPAGED